One window of Oncorhynchus masou masou isolate Uvic2021 chromosome 33, UVic_Omas_1.1, whole genome shotgun sequence genomic DNA carries:
- the LOC135527504 gene encoding aerolysin-like protein translates to MATTLHLIGGGGGTYFEFHGMDNGATLKKIGVAVGGWHVIAVRAELTDGKVATFGDANTFNEFEFNLGERITKLSLWGNGAGTRLGAIKFTTSENREFFEKMTSWGLKTEYTIDVGSGICLGLQGRSGSDIDCMGFLFINTIKSSVMTDMEYPTLSLFKPQVTPEYVKSVSHQNDTSLVLEKSISYSKTLTKTSSWSVSNKIEFTLNVSVKAGIPDLVEVASGFSLTVGVEQSTSLQKTETITESGTINVKIPPGKTMDVEIIMGKANIDLDYEAIVKVTCMNGSQLVFPSKGIYTGVAYSSLTLSTKER, encoded by the exons ATGGCAACCACACTGCATTTGATCGGTGGTGGAGGAGGCACTTACTTTGAATTCCATGGCATGGACAACGGTGCCACCCTCAAGAAGATCGGAGTGGCGGTGGGAGGCTGGCATGTCATAGCTGTGCGGGCGGAGCTGACTGACGGGAAAGTAGCGACTTTTGGAGATGCGAACACTTTCAATGAGTTTGAGTTCAACCTCGGCGAGCGCATCACCAAGCTGTCTCTGTGGGGTAACGGCGCCGGCACACGTCTGGGTGCCATCAAGTTCACGACGAGTGAGAACCGGGAGTTCTTTGAGAAAATGACCAGCTGGGGACTGAAGACTGAGTACACCATAGATGTGGGGTCTGGAATCTGCCTGGGGCTGCAGGGCAGGTCTGGCTCAGACATCGACTGCATGGGCTTCCTCTTCATCAACACCATCAAGTCGTCCGTAATGACTGACATGGAGTATCCCACCCTGTCCCTCTTCAAACCCCAG GTGACCCCAGAATATGTGAAATCTGTGTCTCACCAGAACGACACCTCCTTGGTTCTAGAAAAGTCAATTTCATACAGCAAGACGCTGACCAAGACTTCCTCCTGGTCCGTCAGCAACAAAATAGAATTCACCTTGAATGTGTCGGTCAAAGCAGGGATCCCGGATCTGGTCGAGGTGGCATCAGGGTTCAGCTTGACCGTGGGAGTGGAGCAATCCACCAGCCTGCAGAAGACAGAGACCATAACAGAATCAGGTACCATCAACGTGAAGATCCCTCCAGGGAAGACCATGGATGTTGAGATCATAATGGGGAAAGCAAATATCGACCTCGACTACGAGGCCATAGTGAAAGTCACCTGCATGAATGGCAGTCAGCTGGTCTTCCCATCCAAAGGCATCTACACTGGTGTGGCTTACTCTTCATTGACCTTATCCACAAAGGAGAGATGA